One genomic region from Campylobacter sp. RM16189 encodes:
- the lpxA gene encoding acyl-ACP--UDP-N-acetylglucosamine O-acyltransferase has product MKNIHKTAVIEDGAKIGEDAIIEAYAYVGKDAVLGNGVLVKQGARIVGDTHIGDFSKIYSYAIVGDIPQDISYKPESNTGVRIGKNATIREFCTINSGTHKGDGLTRIGDNAFIMAYCHIAHDCIIGNNVILANNATLAGHVEMGDFAVVGGLTPVHQFVRIGESCMIAGASALSQDVVPFCLAEGNRAYIRGLNLVGIRRRFDKENVEEINRAYKFLFRHEGGLKEAASELMQTQNNENVKKMCEFILSTTRGIPLAKGRE; this is encoded by the coding sequence ATGAAAAATATCCATAAAACGGCGGTCATAGAAGACGGTGCCAAGATCGGCGAAGACGCGATAATTGAAGCCTATGCTTATGTCGGAAAAGACGCGGTGCTTGGTAACGGCGTGCTGGTTAAGCAAGGCGCTAGGATCGTGGGCGATACGCATATAGGCGATTTTAGTAAAATTTACAGCTACGCGATCGTGGGCGACATACCTCAAGATATCAGCTATAAACCGGAAAGTAATACCGGCGTACGAATAGGCAAAAACGCTACAATCCGCGAATTTTGCACGATAAATTCGGGCACGCATAAAGGCGATGGGCTAACCAGAATCGGCGATAATGCCTTTATCATGGCGTATTGTCATATCGCGCATGACTGTATAATCGGCAATAACGTAATCCTAGCAAACAACGCTACTTTAGCTGGACACGTTGAGATGGGAGATTTTGCGGTAGTTGGTGGACTAACTCCAGTGCATCAGTTCGTGCGAATCGGTGAAAGCTGCATGATCGCAGGTGCAAGCGCGCTTAGTCAAGATGTAGTGCCGTTTTGTCTAGCCGAGGGCAACAGAGCCTATATAAGAGGGCTAAATTTGGTTGGAATTCGCAGAAGATTTGATAAAGAAAATGTAGAAGAGATAAATAGGGCTTATAAATTTTTATTTAGACATGAAGGCGGGTTAAAAGAGGCTGCAAGCGAGCTTATGCAAACTCAAAACAACGAAAATGTAAAAAAAATGTGCGAATTTATACTAAGCACGACGCGGGGAATTCCGCTGGCAAAAGGAAGAGAATAA
- the fabZ gene encoding 3-hydroxyacyl-ACP dehydratase FabZ, giving the protein MIDIMQIQKILPHRYPFLLIDRVVEIEPAKHIVAYKNVTIGEPVFQGHFPDHPIYPGVMIIEGMAQAGGVLAFKSMSDEHQAGIENKVVYFMSIDRAKFRHPIRPGDRLEYRLEVLKHKGNIWVLDGKAYVDGTLACEAELKAMIVDK; this is encoded by the coding sequence GTGATAGACATAATGCAAATTCAAAAGATACTTCCGCATAGATATCCGTTTTTACTCATCGATAGAGTCGTAGAAATCGAGCCCGCAAAGCACATAGTGGCTTATAAAAACGTAACAATCGGCGAACCGGTTTTCCAAGGACACTTCCCCGATCATCCGATATATCCGGGTGTAATGATAATAGAAGGCATGGCGCAAGCGGGCGGAGTGCTCGCGTTTAAGAGTATGAGCGATGAACATCAGGCGGGCATTGAAAATAAGGTTGTCTATTTTATGAGCATAGATCGCGCTAAATTTCGCCATCCGATCCGCCCTGGCGACAGGCTGGAGTACCGCCTTGAAGTGCTAAAACACAAAGGAAATATCTGGGTGCTTGACGGCAAGGCTTATGTGGACGGAACTCTTGCTTGCGAGGCGGAGTTAAAAGCGATGATAGTAGATAAATAG
- a CDS encoding epoxyqueuosine reductase QueH: MLVHICCSVDSHYFLRRLREDFPDEELIGYFYDPNIHPYSEFLMRYEDVKRSCDAMGIKLICGEYDYESWLAGTKGLEDEPEKGKRCKYCFDFRVGSSAAKAIELGQKSVTTTLLMSPKKDFSQLEASLKEAVGGYDLEAVAVDYRKNGGTNEQFELAKKDKLYHQNYCGCIFGLSKQREAQNLPLSELASEINGRVLPGSIEERLELYKKVRECEEKGVKFHLSRKYFLNYRLLRASVKFDKFVVPSYFLLYSNFKRASVKFSVSKVKDLLDELRDGVTMMNLAKFNELTKSDYSNVNRLCKNPPSVEAELNLRREICGDFSQNPIIVLDQILEGRYEIYGKSVTYNDSREILVLE; encoded by the coding sequence TTGCTAGTTCATATCTGCTGTTCTGTCGATAGTCACTACTTTTTGCGCCGTTTGCGCGAGGATTTTCCTGATGAGGAGCTGATCGGCTATTTTTACGATCCAAACATCCATCCATATAGTGAATTTTTGATGCGCTACGAGGATGTTAAGCGCTCGTGCGACGCGATGGGTATCAAGCTAATATGCGGAGAATACGACTATGAAAGCTGGCTTGCAGGAACTAAGGGGCTTGAAGATGAGCCTGAAAAGGGTAAGCGCTGTAAATACTGCTTTGATTTTCGCGTGGGAAGCTCGGCCGCTAAGGCGATTGAGCTTGGGCAAAAGTCCGTTACAACGACACTTTTAATGAGTCCAAAGAAGGATTTTAGCCAGCTTGAAGCTTCGCTTAAAGAGGCGGTAGGCGGCTATGATCTTGAAGCTGTGGCGGTTGATTACCGAAAAAACGGCGGCACGAACGAGCAGTTTGAACTTGCTAAAAAAGATAAGCTCTATCATCAAAATTACTGCGGATGTATCTTTGGGCTTAGCAAGCAGAGAGAAGCGCAAAATTTGCCGTTAAGCGAGCTTGCAAGCGAGATAAACGGACGCGTTTTACCCGGCAGCATCGAAGAGCGGCTTGAGCTTTATAAAAAGGTGCGAGAGTGCGAAGAAAAGGGCGTGAAATTTCATCTTTCGCGCAAGTATTTTTTGAACTACCGCCTGCTTAGAGCAAGCGTGAAATTTGATAAATTTGTTGTGCCTAGCTACTTTTTGCTTTATTCAAATTTTAAGCGTGCAAGCGTGAAATTTAGTGTAAGCAAGGTAAAAGATTTGCTTGATGAGCTTCGAGATGGGGTAACGATGATGAATTTAGCCAAATTTAACGAGCTTACAAAGAGTGATTACTCAAACGTTAATAGGCTTTGCAAAAATCCGCCAAGCGTAGAGGCTGAGCTAAATTTGAGACGAGAAATTTGCGGAGATTTTAGCCAAAATCCAATAATCGTGCTTGATCAAATTTTAGAGGGCAGATATGAAATTTATGGCAAAAGCGTAACTTATAACGACAGCAGGGAAATTTTGGTTTTAGAGTGA
- a CDS encoding tRNA (adenosine(37)-N6)-dimethylallyltransferase MiaA, with protein MKELAIIGATASGKTDLALKLASEFNGIILSLDSLCVYKEINIASAKPSEAELASVRHFGINLIYPNEHFDVGMFFEIYKQARQFAVQNGKNLFITGGSGFYLKSLISGLSPKFDKLESGLSNAEIYEFASRIDPVFATKFSQNDTYRLNKWLEIYVHILKTENPAQEFKLENLIKIVQGKAVQNLQISTAPSVYLQENTYEPIISNLKIFEIVWDREILRERIKIRTENMLEKGLLDEAKFLFEKYPSEPKPLKSIGLKECGEFLRGEINESELFELISTHTAQLAKRQRTFNRSQFEEKFSGSIQECETKIREFLS; from the coding sequence TTGAAAGAACTTGCTATCATAGGCGCTACGGCAAGCGGCAAGACAGATCTTGCGCTTAAGCTTGCAAGCGAGTTTAACGGCATTATCTTAAGTCTTGACTCGCTTTGCGTTTATAAAGAGATCAATATCGCAAGCGCAAAGCCAAGCGAGGCAGAGCTTGCCAGCGTGAGGCATTTTGGGATAAATTTGATATATCCAAACGAGCATTTTGACGTTGGGATGTTTTTTGAGATTTATAAGCAAGCTAGACAGTTTGCCGTGCAAAATGGCAAAAATTTATTTATAACGGGCGGAAGCGGATTTTATCTAAAATCCTTAATCTCAGGACTTTCGCCAAAATTTGATAAACTTGAAAGCGGACTTAGTAACGCTGAAATTTACGAATTTGCAAGTAGGATAGATCCCGTTTTTGCCACTAAATTTAGCCAAAATGACACATATAGGCTAAATAAATGGCTTGAAATTTACGTTCATATTTTAAAGACCGAAAATCCCGCCCAAGAGTTTAAGCTTGAAAATTTGATTAAAATCGTGCAGGGTAAGGCGGTGCAAAATTTGCAAATTTCAACCGCTCCAAGCGTTTATTTGCAAGAAAATACTTACGAGCCTATCATCTCAAATTTAAAGATTTTTGAGATAGTTTGGGATAGGGAAATTTTGCGTGAGCGCATAAAAATTCGCACCGAAAATATGCTTGAAAAAGGGCTTTTGGATGAGGCGAAATTTCTTTTTGAAAAGTACCCTAGCGAGCCAAAACCGCTTAAGTCGATCGGTCTTAAAGAGTGCGGTGAGTTTTTAAGAGGCGAGATCAATGAAAGCGAGCTTTTTGAGCTGATTTCAACGCATACGGCTCAGCTTGCCAAACGTCAGCGCACCTTTAACCGCTCGCAATTTGAAGAGAAATTTAGCGGCTCTATCCAAGAGTGCGAAACAAAAATTCGCGAATTTTTAAGCTGA